A single window of Aspergillus puulaauensis MK2 DNA, chromosome 5, nearly complete sequence DNA harbors:
- a CDS encoding uncharacterized protein (COG:S;~EggNog:ENOG410Q2BF): MSSSREYSLTFAIAPPASVRPGVPFSLPVIVAVRPIGAASSDPLQQLGAGASLRDESGTSPSGGLTGTVSTSVRSRAGNTANGYARLGPLRITTPGKYKLRVTLVNNTSSGVTVRGFIESSVIHVHAGAAASQQPTPSQVSKLQSLIPENIGISQADIVSWQQA, translated from the exons ATGAGTTCAAGCAGAGAATACAGCCTCACATTCGCGATCGCGCCCCCCGCATCCGTTCGTCCTGGTGttcccttctctctccctGTCATCGTGGCGGTGCGCCCTATCGGTGCTGCAAGCAGCGATCCATTACAACAGCTAGGCGCGGGTGCGTCTCTTCGAGATGAATCTGGAACCAGTCCCTCTGGCGGTCTGACCGGCACTGTTTCGACAAGCGTACGTAGCCGAGCAGGAAATACCGCGAACGGATATGCTCGACTCGGTCCTCTGAGGATTACGACCCCGGGAAAATACAAGCTACGAGTTACATTGGTCAACAATACATCCAGTGGAGTGACCGTGCGTGGATTTATCGAATCATCTGtcatccatgtccatgcgGGTGCTGCCGCGTCTCAGCAACCAA CCCCGAGTCAGGTCTCAAAACTGCAGTCATTAATCCCTGAGAATATCGGAATATCGCAAGCCGACATTGTTTCCTGGCAACAAGCCTAA